In a single window of the Natronosalvus caseinilyticus genome:
- a CDS encoding metal-dependent hydrolase, with protein sequence MADMLTHVLIAFTLATLLSLRYRWITPRLASVAMVGAVIPDLNRLKWIVSPETAESTLGLTISWWPMHSIGGVAIVVCIGALLVQPQYRRPVALLLALGVLSHFVLDLLLVPRAGSYQYLWPLTSADIVFPGFYSSRDRWPAPVAILLALASRSLVQRRQFRSLETESTTPADA encoded by the coding sequence ATGGCCGACATGCTGACCCACGTTTTGATCGCGTTTACGCTCGCGACGCTGCTGTCGCTTCGATACCGATGGATTACCCCGCGATTGGCGAGCGTTGCGATGGTCGGCGCGGTGATTCCCGATCTCAATCGCTTGAAATGGATTGTGTCACCCGAGACGGCCGAATCAACGCTCGGGCTAACCATCTCGTGGTGGCCAATGCACTCGATCGGCGGTGTGGCCATCGTAGTTTGCATCGGGGCGCTCCTCGTCCAGCCTCAGTATCGACGACCGGTTGCGCTATTGCTCGCGCTCGGTGTCCTGTCTCACTTCGTGCTCGACCTCCTGTTAGTTCCCCGAGCGGGTTCGTACCAATATCTCTGGCCACTCACCAGTGCGGACATCGTCTTCCCCGGCTTCTACAGTAGCCGAGACCGATGGCCAGCACCCGTTGCAATTCTCCTCGCGCTCGCTTCCCGGTCGCTTGTACAACGTCGACAGTTTCGGTCGCTCGAGACAGAGTCCACGACACCCGCCGACGCGTGA
- a CDS encoding DUF7504 family protein: MDRGNSERGSNRLLLGPLPDDGEIDSYLEGVGLSDQSAPKVVVSARCSPATILDYQQTNESSSSSIDIIRVSGTVQKSTMRPDGTERDTGQINAVAASDLTGLGIEISESLARRDQNGPVELWFDSITPLIHATNFERVFRFLHILTARIECTRATAFYLVDPTAHDQQTVTSLTYLFDTVHHVDWRRPESSQ; this comes from the coding sequence ATGGATAGGGGGAATTCGGAACGGGGATCAAATCGGTTACTGCTCGGACCATTACCGGACGATGGAGAAATCGACTCGTACCTCGAGGGTGTGGGGCTATCCGACCAGTCTGCTCCAAAAGTAGTCGTTTCGGCTCGTTGTTCGCCAGCGACGATTCTCGACTACCAGCAAACTAACGAATCCAGCTCCTCGAGTATCGATATTATTCGCGTCAGTGGTACGGTCCAAAAGTCGACGATGCGTCCCGACGGAACCGAGAGAGATACCGGACAGATAAACGCAGTTGCCGCGAGCGATTTGACTGGCCTCGGAATCGAGATCAGTGAATCGCTCGCGCGACGTGATCAGAACGGTCCAGTGGAGCTCTGGTTCGATTCGATCACACCGTTGATTCACGCCACCAACTTCGAGCGGGTGTTCAGGTTTCTCCACATCCTGACTGCTCGAATCGAGTGTACGCGCGCCACCGCGTTCTACCTCGTCGATCCCACAGCCCACGATCAGCAGACGGTTACGAGCCTTACGTATCTGTTCGACACCGTTCACCACGTCGACTGGCGTAGGCCCGAATCGTCCCAGTAG